Proteins encoded together in one Impatiens glandulifera chromosome 1, dImpGla2.1, whole genome shotgun sequence window:
- the LOC124918230 gene encoding CRAL-TRIO domain-containing protein C3H8.02: MALRLCSSFGYLTVPSPRSSRLIRTFSVQNPIVSSIESSKLVVEVKEKLQNDHYKLPIGRYGRDDEDMILWFLKDRKFSVEEAVSKLAKAIKWYHEFGVSELSEESIRSIAETGKSYLHEFHDTHGRPVLIVVASKHLPAKQQSSDSEKLCVFLIEKALKQLPADKQEILVILDLRGFSTENTDLKFLTFLFDVFYYYYPRRLSEVLFVEAPFVFKPVWALVKPLLKSYASLVRFCSVEDVRKEYFTESTLPHVFTK; encoded by the exons ATGGCGCTAcggttgtgttcttcatttggctACCTAACTGTTCCTTCTCCCCGTTCCAGTAGACTTATAAGAACATTCTCTGTACAAAATCCAATCGTATCTTCAATCGAGTCCAGTAAG TTAGTGGTGGAGGTTAAAGAGAAACTTCAGAATGATCATTATAAGTTGCCGATTGGGAGATATGGGAGGGATGATGAAGATATGATTTTATGGTTTCTGAAAGATCGTAAATTTTCTGTTGAAGAAGCTGTTTCCAAATTGGCTAAAGCTATT AAATGGTATCACGAGTTTGGTGTCTCGGAGTTGTCGGAAGAGTCAATCAGAAGTATAGCTGAAACTGGAAAATCTTACTTGCATGAGTTTCACGATACACATGGTAGACCGGTTCTAATAGTAGTGGCATCCAAACATCTTCCTGCT AAGCAACAATCATCAGATAGTGAGAAGCTATGCGTTTTCCTGATTGAGAAGGCACTGAAACAACTCCCGGCTGACAAGCAAGAAATACTTGTAATACTTGATCTCCGAGGTTTTAGCACAGAGAACACAGATCTCAAGTTCCTGACATTTTTG TTTGAtgtattttactattattaCCCAAGAAGGCTGAGTGAAGTACTTTTTGTGGAAGCTCCGTTTGTATTCAAGCCAGTCTGGGCTTTAGTAAAGCCCTTGCTGAAGTCGTATGCTTCCCTG GTAAGGTTTTGCTCGGTGGAGGATGTTAGAAAGGAGTATTTTACAGAATCTACACTCCCTCATGTTTTTACAAAATGA
- the LOC124918239 gene encoding protein CWC15 homolog: protein MTTAARPTWAPAKGGNEQGGTRIFGPSQKYSSRDIAAHTTLKPRKEGQDTQDEVHKRNLRDELEDRERRHFSSKDKSYVEDRDRRKGSHLLLEGSRRDIDDRLVSRNVDADDADVEVRSDESDDDDDDDEDEDDTEALLAELEQIKKERAEEKLRNERQEQEEELKVKEAELLKGNPLLNNPTSFNVKRRWDDDVVFKNQARGEVKAPKRFINDTIRSDFHRKFLHKYMK, encoded by the exons ATGACAACTGCTGCTCGTCCAACCTGGGCTCCTGCCAAAGGTGGAAATGAACAAGGTGGCACTCGAATTTTCGGCCCTTCTCAGAAGTATTCTTCAAGAGACATTGCTGCTCACACGACTCTGAAGCCCAG AAAAGAGGGACAAGACACTCAAGATGAAGTGCACAAGAGGAACCTCCGCGATGAATTGGAAGATCGGGAGAGAAGGCATTTCTCATCTAAGGATAAGTCCTACGTTG AGGATAGAGATCGTAGGAAAGGAAGTCATCTTTTACTGGAAG GGTCTCGTAGGGATATAGATGATCGTCTTGTTTCAAGAAATGTAGATGCAGATGATGCTGATGTTGAAGTTAGAAGTGATGAAAG tgatgatgatgacgacgatgatgaagatgaggatgATACAGAAGCACTTCTAGCCGAGCTTGAACAAATAAAGAAGGAAAGAGCTGAGGAAAAGCTCCGCAAT GAACGACAGGAGCAAGAAGAAGAGCTGAAGGTTAAAGAAGCAGAGTTGCTAAAAGGAAACCCTCTTCTTAATAATCCAACTTCATTTAATGTGAAAAGGAG GTGGGATGATGATGTTGTGTTCAAGAACCAGGCTCGTGGTGAGGTGAAAGCACCTAAAAGGTTTATAAATGACACCATTAGAAGTGATTTTCACAGGAAATTTCTCCATAAGTATATGAAGTGA